From the Manihot esculenta cultivar AM560-2 chromosome 14, M.esculenta_v8, whole genome shotgun sequence genome, the window ATCCATCTTATTCTTAAGCGCAGTTTCATCAGATTCTGGTGCAGGGGCCACATTGAGGCCATGATCCTCTTGCGAAGAACTGCTCTTATGATCAGAATTATGAGGATGAGATGAATTATCAGTATCAAAAAACCCATCTTTGAGCAGTTCTTTCTTGGAACAGGTAACTGAGTCATTGTCTTCCAAAGAAACTCCATGTCTCCATCTTCTCATCTTCTCAAACTTTCGAAGCAAAAGCGGCCTCAGCCGGGCGGGAATTGGTTCTGAACTATATTTGAATTTTGATCCCGAACAACCCATATTGATGAAGAAGACAGAGATGGAGAAAAAGAAAGGAATAGAAATGGGTGAGAATGAGATGAGTAAAGAAAATGGACATGAAAGTTGAGAATTTGAAAGGAAAAACAGGGGGCTGAAGCTGAAGGGCAATTAGGTTAGCCATGGAGTGCTGGAATAATGATGTGAACAGTCTGTAATTTTGTCACAGTTGTTCTTCACCATAAATAGCCATAATCATCTTATCATGCAGCTGTTTTGTAGTTGTAATTAAGCGCCTAaactttcattaaaagaaaatgtTTTTGCTTAGTCTGATCCCTATCATGCTATACTGACATTGAAACAGTTAGAATGTCGTTGAGTTTAATTAATCTAAGATAGAAAATTTTCCATTTTTGCAGTTGGTTTATTTGGTTTGGACATCTCTCATTTTAGGCGCCTGGTGAGGAGCGGCAAAAGAGATTAGATGGATCCTTCTCTTAGATTTCGATCTGAACacgtttaaaaattttaaaaatttgagagaaaGCGCTTTAACTCCTTTGTAAAAtagactttttaataataaataaaaatattaaatttaaaaaataataaatatttaattagtcaatttttttttaaaaaaataaataatatacataACAACTATTTATTGGCTTGTCATTATATGCGAATTGGTATATGGAATAACTGTTTCAGCATAtaattacaaattttttttatgcattCATTTGTAAGGGTCCCCGCTGGTGGGAAaggaaatttaaaagatttgtaTAATCTAATTcagaactattaaaataattttgttaaacATTAAACTATTGTAACGatgattgaaaattttaattattaaaataaatattgtcaGTATTAAAATTCACATTCAAGATTGTGGTGTTTTGGACAATTCCTGAGATAGACAATAATCTTCACTTTGCAAAGACTAATACTAATATCCAACCTCCATTGTTTGTGGATatattttgctttcaataatataatttacatTTTCGTCATACACGAGAAACCAATTCAATTAAGATGAAAAAagcttgatatatatatatatagctctCTTCGGAGTTTGCAATTGCAGAATGTCAGAAAAAATTGCAACTACTACTACTGCTTTCTTCATCAAGATCCTCTCCATTTGAAGAGACCTCAGTGATGCCACTTGAGCTTGAAGATGACGAAGAGGACGAAACAGAATCAAAAACAATCTCATCTCTCCTCGTAAAATAGAAAAATCTGCGCTGATCATACGTCACGGCCGCATTCTCCACTCTCTCATCCTCGCAATTCTCATCTATCTCACTATTTCTTTTCTTCAAATATATTCGACATAGAACCCACTTCTCAATTTCATCACAAGAATTCTGCAGAAACAAAAAGCTGACCGTTGAGTTACATAATCAAAGAGAACTGCATACACATGCAACTACAACCATCTATTTGTGTATAACGTTTGATAATTAACTTGCCTGGGCTGAGTTCTTTGTCTGTGGAAAACTATTGGAAGCTACATCTCCTACACTAACAAGACGATATTCATGCATGATCCAATCAGTTCTTGACGCATGGGGAGC encodes:
- the LOC122721714 gene encoding NAC domain-containing protein 83-like; this translates as MMKLPPGFRFQPTDEELVFEYLKRKVLSWPLPASIIPVINLCNYDPWDLPGDKEQERYFFSHREAKYRNGNRINRATASGYWKATGLDRQIGPSHKNTALGMKKTLVFYRGKAPHASRTDWIMHEYRLVSVGDVASNSFPQTKNSAQNSCDEIEKWVLCRIYLKKRNSEIDENCEDERVENAAVTYDQRRFFYFTRRDEIVFDSVSSSSSSSSSSGITEVSSNGEDLDEESSSSSCNFF